The DNA sequence GCGCGCTCTTGCGCTTGGTGCCCTCGATCACGCGCCAGTTAAACGTGCCTGACGGGTTATCGATAAATTTTAGCAACTCGGGCTTTTGCAGGGCTAGTGCGTCAAGCTCGTTTGAAACGGCTTGCAAGGCGGTTGCTGCGCTGTTTTTGGAGTTAAATTTAAGCGTTTTGCCGCCGTGATTTTTTAGCCAAACGACATCGGTTAAATTTGCCTTCACTTCCGCCTCGCTCGCGCCGTAAATTTTATCCAAAAGCTCGTAGTTTCGGTATCTGCCCGCGTCATTGTTAGGTAGCGATAGAGGCTTAAATAGCGGATAAGGCTGCGCAAAAGTATCCTCTACGTCGGCTAGATTTAGCAGATGCGCCGTGTCCTTTACCTCGCCGTCGTCAAATATAACCTTGCTGCCGTCCGTAAAAATCACCTCGTTGCCGACTATTTTCACGCCGTAAGCTTTTTCGATTGCCGATTTTTTCGCGAGCGACGCCTCCTCGCCGCTAGCCACTTCAAAGGTATTCATCGAATTTATCCGCGAGACCAACAAGCGTTTTGGATCGATGTCTGCTACGTCCGAGCCGATTTTTAGCGTCGTGATCGCCACTCCGCCGATCATGGCTCTGCCGTTATCTTTCGTGCGGATACCCCAGACGTCGTGCACGGCGAGCGGTTCGTTTTCGCGTAGGCCCGCGTAGAGCATGATGTGCCCGTTCATGTGAAATAGCGTTCTATACGGCACGGCTTGCGTTTTGATGACATTTAGTTTTTCTTCCGCGCTTAAATTTGCTAGGTTTACGACCTTGCCGATTTGACCTTGCGCCTTTGAGTTTCGCGGTAGCCACACGCCAAAGCTACCGAGGAAATCCTGCAAAAACAGCGAGCAGTCGCGCTTGCCGCCGAATCCGCCCCAGCCGTAGCTTTGCCCGAGCAGCGATGACGCCAGCGCCCTTACGTTTTCGTCGCTAAATTTAAGAGGAAAGCGGCTTGCGCTTTGTTTTGAGATCTCGTAGTTTTTTAGCCCGCTTTGGGTTTGGATTTTGCCGTAAAATTTAAACTGATCCTCGCTTTGAAAGGGCAAAATCGCGCCTATGCGTCCGTAAAATAAAAAATTGCCGTTTTTGTCATAGACGGGCTCTTCGTCTTTGACGATGCTTAAAAATTTAGAGTTTTTTAGCTCCTGCACGGCGTCTGCGCTTAAAATTTTGATTTCGGTCGATTTTATCCAGCCCCAGGCCGCATCGCTACCCACAAACGCCCACGCTCCGTCGGCCGAAAAGTGCGAAACGTAAAGCGGATAACCGATCGAAACGAAAGAGAGCTGAGCGTAGTCAAACGGCAGCCCTTCGCCCGCGCGTACGGGATTGTAGAGTACGGCCTCGTCGGTCGGCAGGTTTCGCAGACTCGCGTTTGCCGTCGTTACCGCAGGCAAAGAAACCTTGCCGAAGCTCTCTACGCTCGCGTTTTTGCGCACTTTTTCAAACCACTCGTTTGGGACTTTGCGCATATTTGAGAAAAAGTACTGCCTTTTTGACGTATTTTTATAGTACTCTAGCGCCCAAAAGGCGTCTTTTGCAGCTATTGTCGGCACTTTTAGATCAAGCGCGTTAAAGCGTTTTTGTAGTAGCGTTTCGCCGCTACTCTGCGCCTCAAAAGGCAGTATCGGTAGCGCATTTGCATTTTGATCGACGTCAAATTCCAGATAGCTGATGTGGCCTAAATTTTCGTCCGCGCTCTCCTCGGGCATATCGTATGCTGACGCCGCGTTAGCGCCTTGACCCGGTAAATTTACCGCATCCCGGGTATCTTTTGGCGATACGCAGCCGCCTAGCATCGCTATAGCTACCGCCGTAGAAAGTATAAATTTATCAAATTTCAATCTCGCTCCTTAAAAATAAGCTATAATTTTACAAAAAATAGGGAAATTTGTG is a window from the Campylobacter massiliensis genome containing:
- a CDS encoding bifunctional C40 family peptidase/M15 family metallopeptidase, which encodes MKFDKFILSTAVAIAMLGGCVSPKDTRDAVNLPGQGANAASAYDMPEESADENLGHISYLEFDVDQNANALPILPFEAQSSGETLLQKRFNALDLKVPTIAAKDAFWALEYYKNTSKRQYFFSNMRKVPNEWFEKVRKNASVESFGKVSLPAVTTANASLRNLPTDEAVLYNPVRAGEGLPFDYAQLSFVSIGYPLYVSHFSADGAWAFVGSDAAWGWIKSTEIKILSADAVQELKNSKFLSIVKDEEPVYDKNGNFLFYGRIGAILPFQSEDQFKFYGKIQTQSGLKNYEISKQSASRFPLKFSDENVRALASSLLGQSYGWGGFGGKRDCSLFLQDFLGSFGVWLPRNSKAQGQIGKVVNLANLSAEEKLNVIKTQAVPYRTLFHMNGHIMLYAGLRENEPLAVHDVWGIRTKDNGRAMIGGVAITTLKIGSDVADIDPKRLLVSRINSMNTFEVASGEEASLAKKSAIEKAYGVKIVGNEVIFTDGSKVIFDDGEVKDTAHLLNLADVEDTFAQPYPLFKPLSLPNNDAGRYRNYELLDKIYGASEAEVKANLTDVVWLKNHGGKTLKFNSKNSAATALQAVSNELDALALQKPELLKFIDNPSGTFNWRVIEGTKRKSAHSYGIAIDINTDKSDYWRWSKDGSYRNQIPEEIVRVFEKHGFIWGGRWVSFDTMHFEYRPEFGHLR